The nucleotide sequence ATATTTGCAAACAATACTGCTTTATgacatgataatttatcataaagtCACATTCTAGCAAAATCAACAACAATTTCATCAAGATTAACAGTATTGAGATtttggattaaaaaaatattttctaggtCCATAAACTCTTCATGATCAACAGAGGAGAAGGTGGTCAAATTAAACAAGATTGGATTAAAGTCAGTTCACAATGCTTTTACAAGGACcaacatgcttttttttttttttaattcactgCATAGCATCATAAGATAGTTCATTCATTACTTCCACAAGGTTCAACATATTAACAGATCACATTTTCCACTTCTTTGTAACCCATAAATTTCTAACATTTAATAAGTAAACTTATTTTCAAGCAATGCAGTAGAATACCTTTGTTTCAGTTGCCAAGTATTCCTCTTCAACATATTTCCTTGGGTTTGACtctttagatatcttatcatcAGGATTTTGCATCGCTTCTGACCTGCAAATCATAATGGCAAAAGGCATTCAATCAATGGGAAAATATGCCTTCCACTGCCTTGAAGGGCTAAGGATATAAGTATATTACCCATCATTTAATCTTTTCAAGTTCTCCACAAATGTGCTGATACGAGCAATAGAAGGTTTAAGTTCATCCTACACAAATAACAGAAATGGGCCAAGGTCAAACAAGACAAATATTATATTAGTGTCCATCAAGACAACAAAACCTATATACAACTGAAGTATTTCCAAAATATGCTAATGGATAAAGCAATACCTTGCAAGCAGAAAGGTGATGTTTGATCAACTTCAGAAAACAATTCCCACATTTCTCCAACTCATCACTACAAGAAGAAGATAATACATGGAAGAACGAAACAACAACTAGTAGACATGCATCCTGAACCAGATCATGGATCCAAATCTATCAAAAAGGCATGGAAAGCATACCTAATCTGTCTGTCCTTCAGGTCTGTGTATGAAGATTGGAGCTGCCATGCATCTTCTAAGAAATTAATCCAGACATGGACAATATCAGCTTCTGCTTTACACGAAGCAACAGATTTTGCAAGCTCATTTTCCTGAAATTTATAGAAACCTTAAAGGCTCAGTACTTAAACTAAACTAAAACTCGGTACTTCAATTTGAACTAGGATTCTCACACTATGTTTacaagaatatatttttataaaccaAGGATTGGGTATTGAGAACCTTTGTCTTCAGGTGCAAAACAATCTGATTGCTTGCTTCGTCAAACTGGTCTCTCTCTTCCCTGGTTTTATTGAGTCGTCCAACAACAGCTGCCAGAGAAATATTAACCTACGAAGTAACAATGTTGTGTGATGTTATGCCTCAGAACTGGCTTCCAGATTGCAACAAATGACTTTGAATCATTCAAGTCCAGAACTGGCTTCAAGAAAATAACAAAATATTGTGAATCACATAAGTTTCAATGACATAACATAAATTGGAAGATGATTTTAGAAGCTATATCACATTGTGACATCCCGTGTTGTTTGTAAAGTAGAAAATCTCAGGCAATAGACGTAGCCTAGTACCAAAGCACAGACAATAGCTTAGGTGACTAGGCAACAGCACAAGTAACAACTTTAAGAGACAGAAAATCAGATGACAAGCAGCCGGTAACAACTTCAGAATACATAACACCAGATGACAAGCAGCTCAAGGATTTTTGACAGTATCAAATGGTGGCATCATACAACTGCATACTTGGTAACTTGAACTCCTTTGATAACAGCATAGTAAATCAGTGACTATAGTTATTACTTATTAGTCATCTGACTTAACATCATTTTATTCATGTAGGCCCAGAATTTCCAGAATCCTTGCATTGTAATTCACCTAGTAACTTCGATTATTGAGCAACTGAGTGATGTCAACAGGCTTCAGAtaaaagtaatataaaataaaattatcctgAGATAAAAATTACCTTCTTTAGTTGAGCCTCAAGTTCATCTCTTTGTTTCTCCAGTCCAGCAATCTCAGCGAGCAGTTCCTGACATGAATTGGCAAAAGAAACTCATAAATGTTGTCCAGGAAGACATAACTCTACAAACACAATAGCTCAAGTGGGTGCATTAGAAGTTTTCATACAAATTAATGAATAAGATTCATGACCTACAACTACAAGCTTAAAAAAATGCTCTAATACCATGTCAACTATTTTGATAGATCAATAAGAACAATCACAAGAAGCAATAGACTCAATACTTAACATTAATTGGATAACTACAATTTAAATAACAGATAACATGAAACCAGATGATGTATCGATAGATGGGAAATTGGGTTACAGAAAGAAAATCATGAATAATTTAAAGATTTCTGCAAAATAAATGCAGAAAAAGAAACGAGTGAACCTCAAGGATCTGGAATTTGAGTTGCAAGGAACAAGTTCTTGAACTTTCCTAGTTTTATCATGTATCATGCTTGAGCCCTTTAAAGGTTGGCACAATAGACATACCATATCAACAAAACTTGGCAAAAACCAAAATGAAGAAACTTGATATTAAGAAAAAAACCTTACTTTTTTGCCAAAGAAGCAGCAACATTGCTAGTTGCTTTTCCTGCTATTGAGTTCTATGAGGATAATAACACAAGTCAAGAGAAGAgcaataaaaaaatcttttcttttattgtttgcaGTACTCATAGGTATTCCTCTACCTTAACTCACACTACTACTAATTAACTCACCTCATCTAATTGACATCTATATATCTCCCGTTGGACATGTCCATTCATCTTATTTTGATTCATTTTTCCTTGATGTAAACTGCATCAAATCGTTTATGATTGTAAATATTTCTTATTCTTTCTAGTAAACCAACATCCACCTATACATATTCACCTCAATAACACTAAACACTTTTTGATCCTAACTCATTTTATCAAACCAACACATATATAGATCTCCTTTTGCACATATCCATGCATCTTAAATGATTCTGTCTCATTTTATCCTTGATATGAAATGCCTCAAATTGCTCATGATTGTAAATATTTCTCAAATGGCTCATAATtgtaaattgtctcttatcataacCCAACACATTCACCAAAACATATTGATCTTGATAAGACAAGTTTTTGTAAATACTCTTTCATAGGGCCAACATTCCTATTCATTATGCATACATTAGGTAAATGATTAAACTAGGTTTAATAGTGGTGATGAAAGTTCACAAAGAAGGACAAAGTACCAAGGAACATACGCTGTAATATAAAGAATACAGTGCTCTTAAGGTGTTACGAACGAGTCAGTGCAATGAAATTTGGGACTTCAGGTAATCCAGTAGATGATGTAGTCACAAGTTTCATCAAGTTGTCTTCaaccccttcttttttttttctttttttaaaatcttACTGAGTGATACATTAAGAAAGAAGGTTATTCATGATCACCCTACAAAAAGCAGGACACTGATGGAACATTAGCAGGAAGTTCATTCATGTATTAAGGGAAACATTATCAAGCACAATTTTCCCATTTATCTGTTTCAGACCAAGAAAATCTTTGCAAACTTTGTTTTAGTAAATGCAAGCATAGCCATCAGACTAATAGCAACtatgattatcaatagaaaatataaggaTCATATAGGAAAAGATGAATAAGACTATGGGCTTTCACTGAAGCTACTTGTCCATGAGCTAGGCATTTGTTTAACACAACAGGACCTATAATATTTTTGCTTTAAACAGAAATACCTCAAGAAGCAATAAAACTACTAAAGATTTAACGAAGAAACGGCATCCATGTTTCTtgtaaaattatgattttgaaacATTTATAAGGATATAACGATGGCCTACGATACTAcaaagcaaggtatgcaataccgtaccgtaccgtaccggtgtttcgaggttgacttggtatggtacagtaccagcgtaccgagcggtacaccaggcgtgtaccgaataattttatatattttttccttatgtagcactgtagcactactacagtataaTATTATAGCGCTGTAGCATTGTTACAGtgtaacactgtagcactgtaccGGTACCGaacggtccgcataccggtataccatcggaccggtacataccgcctgtaCCGGATGGTACGATTCGGTATTGCATACCATGCTACAAAGTACAAACTATCATCATAATAATCCTAATGACTGTCATATGGATCTGCATAAATGGGTCATATATTTACCTTTTCAACTTCACTAACTTCATTAGCTTTAGCTACACGAAAGTTAAGAGCCTCTTCTTTCTGATGCCTGCTTTAGAGATGGAGAAAACATAAGTGGACTACCATGCAATATGTTCTTCCAGAAACTCACCACAAATTCAAGATCTTAGAATAGTAAAATAATTGGTAGAGGAAAGTATAAATTGTGCTAGACTTGAGAATAGGCAATAGAACAATTTACACCTTCCTTTACATATAACTAATTAAACAATGAACATCTATGACATTCTAGAAAATTCttgatctcataattttaaaGCATAACTGATTTATCCAAGataaatatttgtaaatgaataaACAGCTATCAAGACTGAACCACCATCTATTTCATTCACAGGCACCAAACAATATCATAGACCAAACATTATCACAAACTACAATGTCCCAATTATTTAGGGTTGGGTTGGCCACATTGATCTTGTTCAACCATTGAATTGAATGTCGAGCAATATTCCTAGTTAAGTCAAAagcatttaaatttatttttattgattctTGTAAAATTTTCTTAAGTCTTCCCCGTACCTCTTCTCTAAGGTTTGGCTTCCTGATTGCCATGGCCTCTTTCAAAAGTGCCTATAAGTTCCTCATGACTACAGATCCCTGCACCAGCACTGTTTGGTCTAACTGGGAAGCCGTATGGCACCTTTCTATTGCATATTGCTATTTGTTAGAAGCTTCCGGTGGAAGCTGTCATGTATCAGTTCCCTAATGGTGAATGGTTGGACAGCATTAGCATGTTATGATAAAGTACTGTCCTCTTATAGAGGGCAAGAGGAGACTGAGTGTTGAGCATGTGTTCTTCAGCTGCACCCATGCTCGTAGCTTGGCATGTGTTGAGTATATTGGTTTGatgatatcaaaaatattttagaagaaaATGAAGATTAAGTAATTTACATGGCGTGGCAAGCAGAGCTTTTCAAACATGAACAAGTGAATAAAGCTGCCATTTTCAGAGAAAACAATAAGTTAACAACAATATCCAACAAGTTGGAAATGGAACATGAAGTACTAGAAGTCCGGGATACATGCAAAACAATTTCAAACACCCAATCTCCTGATTGTTTATCAGAACACTCACATGCCCTTTAGACACTTGATTTTTTACGTCAACCATCAATTTTTTCTTTCCATCCTCAGCATATAATGAAGCCAATAAGAGAACCAAGAAGAAATAACTTAAATCTTATTTATTTGCCTTTCGAATGGTGAACCTAGTGCACAAGGCTCCCACAGGCTCCCCAATACAGGGTCTAGGAAGGGTCAAAGTATGACGTGTtcctttttatgtttaaaattatcCTCTGTATAATCAAGAGTCATGGGAAGGATAAATCACTAAATAGTAACAAGATCATCAAATCTACATAACCAAGTTAACGAGTCTATCCTCTGTGGCTCTAGTAAACTATTTACAAGTCATTTAATAATCTTCTTTGCCTATGTCCAGCACAAGTAAACAGTTCAGAGAATGCAAGCCATAATTTAATATTAAAGCTGCAATAGATAATGAAAATAATATACAAGTGTTATGTGGGACCTGTGATCTAGAATACGCTTTTCTGCCTTTGAGGAAGAGTTGGCAAGAGAATCTGCAAGAACCTTTAATTTATCGACCTGCCAGATAAACATTGTTAAAATATATCTTTTCGTATTTGTGGCAAAACTTAGTCATTTCTAAGCATTCATTAATTGATATCAGCAAGAAACTACAGTAAACTATCACCTACATAGAATAGGTGCTTGACATATCATGGTAAAAATTGTGTCCAGCAATGAACCAGCACAAAAATGGTGCAGCATGGAAACATCACAGCCAGCTATGATTTAGAGCATCAATGCCAATTTAGTTCTTGACAAACAAAAGCCACAGTTTGAAATAAAAAATGTGTTCAAGTATCAAGGAGAGTATGCATAACAGTACTACTGTTTTCGATCACCAGCCAAAAACAAAGGCAGCAAAATGGCAAATGGTGCTTAATAAAAGACTGGCCATGGCACAGGAAAACACAAAGAATATATATGAGAGCGCTAAATCCTTGGATATAatgaataagttatatgctacaatGTCTAATTTTCAATGGAAGAGACAACACCAATAAGGCACTTGTTCTGCTCAGTCCTCAATCTTTCTCAAGATTGTTAATCCAGAAAAGGATATTTAGTGGGATCTTCTAACAGTAAGAATATTATTgcagttcaaaaaaaaaattttttttttgggctGCAGTTCAAAAAAAGTTATATCAACAAGCAGGCAGAGGATATTTTCCCAAAAGAGTTGATGACAAAAGAATGGGCATCATTATCATGCTCCAAAAGACCATTCCAGGAAGTTTCTACATGGTAAAATTCACTAATTAATGCAAAATAGATCAGCGTAATTGACACAGTTTCCAACTGTATGCCAAATACATCACATGTTGCTCATAGGAATTAGCACAAAATAGAAGCATATAGCTATATGTACATACACTAGAAAATTCAGAAGCAAACAACAAATAATAAGCATGCCTTTTGAGAATGGATCTCCAATGACTCCccactttttatctttttcttcttcaaaaGCAGTCCTTCGAATCTAGAGCAGATCCGAACCTCTGTCAGTGCTTTTTTTAGGGCCTACAGAAAAAATGGAAACTTAAGTTCTATTATGACTTTCCAACATGATCTTCGCCTGAAGTCTTGAATAACAAACTTACCTCGACTGAGGCAAAAGCTGTCTTTTCAGACGTTCCAACATGATCTTCGCCTGAAGGCACCTGCAATGCTTGCATCCCATCAACCTTTTCTCGAAGCTTTGAGACTTCATATTCTAACCTGAAAATATGAAACCATCTATGATGGAACATGACATGCAGAAGAATCCAAAGAAGACAAGAATGACACTTAAGCAGGGCACGAATGGGTGAGTTATCATGAACCAAGCCACTAAAATATCACACTTGCATTTCGAAGTTACAAGCCCGAGATGAGCCTGGGTTGCAAATGTCTGAACCAACCTAAATCTATGTTGAGTTTGTGAGTAAAGCAATCTGACCACAGCCTGCATAACCTGACCTTAAGCAGACATATAAACCTGCTTGTTTTAACCTAGATCGCAGTCTTAACCCGAGTTGTTCGAGTTCTGTCAAGCCAAGACTGAACAGTTGGCCGAACCACAAACAGAGGCCTGTTCCATCAAGCTTGGTTCATTAACCCCACTATTTCCATATTGCAAGTGTTAACAGTACAataattttatatgaaaaatttGTAAAGGCATCATTGCAATGGCCTTCAATTTCTTTCCCCATATTCTAAGCTTGCAAAAGTCTTATGCGACTTAACTGATGGGAGAATATGGTGATTAAGAATTTCCTGTCAGTTCCTTGAAAATCCAAATTTTAAAAGATTATTATATTAACTCATTTTCCTCTTTAAGTAAATCAGAAAAAGATACTTGCAATGCAACACATATTGCATGGGCATGAAACTGAAGGAACAATAAAAGCAAGTCCGATTGATGACCTTGTTATATCAGCATTTAACTTTAGTCCTGAAATTGCACCTTGAGCAAACTGAAGCAGTTCCTCCCGCTTCACCTGAAATATTTTAATATGATAGCACATCATTGTTTCACCATATATGAAGTATCATCATAATGTCGTCACGAATGACATAGCATGAATAGAAAAACTCACATAAGAACTCACATTGAAAGACCATCAAAATTTTCTGATAAAACTCACTGAAACATCACCTAATAAATGTATCTGGTTATGTAAAATCACACTTCAATGCAAGTCAAGGTACTGAttcagaaaatatctttaaaaagaAATTCAAATGCAAGCAAACAGCCTGATTTCACATGCAAAACAGGAATTAAATTCATGGTATACGACTCAGAACAAGTGACATATATCAGTCCTACAAAACCTTTGGTTGTAAGGCTTCCCACATCTTAGGGGTTATAATCGAACTGCAATATACCATTTATAAAACAAAGTTAATCAAGTGTTTCAATGCCAGTCTAGTGCTCACACAACTAACTATGATGATAGCCATGACAATACCAATTTTCTAGAGGACTTTGGAAGCAAGaagaaagattaaaaaattaagattttttccACTTCCTCTTTCTTTCCATACTTCTCCATTGATATCAGCTTGTACCGGTTGATATTGGACCCATTTTGGTCCAAACGGCAATGTTATTAATACAGTACCAAGATCAAAATCAGTCTTGCAAATTACTCAGAATATCCAGCATCATTTATGCAGTAGCACAAACCAATAATCATGCTACAATATCTAATAAGGACATCCTTCAATCATAACAATCAACATCCATTTCATGGTAatcaaaattaacaacattaaaataagTAATTAAGAAATCTGAAATGCCGAAACAATGTGAAAATTGTAACACAAACATGTTACTAACCTACAATGGAATAAAGAGTTTCAAATCTCCGTTTGTTCATGAGTATGAGAATATTAGTGAAGTATCATTTTTACACTAGAACTATTGTCATACTCAGACATCACCAGCAAAACCAAATATATCAATATTTTGAGTAGCAGCAAATGATAACAAGAGTGAGCATTTTCCTGTTGAAGTTGTACAGTTTGCCTGAGAAATGCCTCAGGCAGTGCAAATGTCAGAACAATGTACAGCCTCAACCTTCCTTCCAAAAACCTAAAAAAGAACTTTCAGCAAAGCTCAACAATTTTAAGCttgatatattatgatatatcaaGCTTAAACAAACATGATGAATTTGTGCTATAGTATTTTCCCCAACAACCATACAAACACCTTGTAAACATGAGAATCACATTTAACAAACTTCACAACCATTCAAATTCTTGCACATTAGTCATTCATCTTGACCGAAGTATTGCAAAATAAAACATCAAATGATAGAAATCGGTATTCATAGTATTTGAGAGTACTTAATGATTTGGACAACAACTCCagaagatatttttttttcatatctagACAGATTCACAGACCGAATTATATCTCTGTATTCATACTTGAAAAATGTGTGTGCATATTTACTTAAATGGAACATATTAAATGAGCAGCAATGTGAAACAGAAAACATAGCACATCTTGTGGTATAAATAAAAGAAACAACGATACATACCAACACTTCCTCCTGATAATTTGAGAATGCTTTTGCAAGGTCCTGTATACTACTCATAATAGCATTATGAATCTCCTTTTCCCCTGTCAAACAGTGTCTGCATAAAATCAACCAAACACAAAAGATTTAACATATCATAGTTAAAAAGTAAAACAGCAAAATAGCAAGGTTCTTTATAGCATGTAACTCAGAAATGTTCATAAGTATTAATTAAATTGGGCACATCCAAAACTGAAACAAAATGTGAAATATCATTCAACTAAAACAACAAAAGATCCTTAAGAATAACTATTTGGGTCAAGCTAGTCCAAACTATTTTGGTTATTAACTTCTAGTTGCATGTTAGCTTTGTTATTCACCTTAGACATGGAAAAGATTTGACAAAGAAAAAATAAACCAACATATGTTGTCAAGTAAACAAAAAGGAGTTGTAATATTAATGAGAGAAGACATTACCTTCCTATTCCACACAAAGCGGACAAAGATTGAACAACCAACAAAGAACAGATAATAATTAACAGATTAGGATAATTGTAAGTCTTCTTTCGTGGTTGTCTGCTAATCATATCCGAATTGTGAAGTATCCAAAGGAACATAAATCACCTTAGATCAAGTTACAGGTAAAAGGCTAACAAAAAAGTGTTTGATGTTCGGAATAAGATGATGGATTTGAGATGCCAAAAAATATAGAAAATTAGAAACCATAAGCTTTACACCCTTCAGACAATTCTACATCATAAACCCTTGCTAGTGAGCATGCTGGCAAGCCACTATAAAATGTGAGTATCAAAGTTAGGAAATATAGACttatgctatgtaaataatgcacTTGCAATTATTAAACATTTATTATATTAAGCATGGTTCATCTTACCGATCCGTATCGGTGTATCAACCAGTTATCGATACGAAACATATTGAGTTGTACTGAGCCATACCAAGTGTACCAACATATAATATATGAGGGTGTACCGATATACCACACATACCGGTCctctatcggaccggtatgtatcgaTTGTATCGAGCGATATGCCACAGTGTGACGAACCTTGATATTAAGCATAACAACAATGGTATGACATAATGTGCCAACTACTAGGGTTTGGGGACATGGACCTCTTCCCACTATTGAACTCTATTAGGGTAATATCATGGGTCCAACTAAGTTGCAAATCCTCTTCTTATtgtttctaatataatttttttaggccTTCCTCTATTCTCCTTGCACTACCAAGCATAATCAATCAACCTCATCTAACTTGGGGCATCTATATGGAGAGGTCTCCTTTTGACATCTTTTTACCATCTTAAACAGTTGAACTAAAGTGCTGTCTTTCAGAGTCTAAGatataaggcttttctctcaaggcTTCAACTAAATCTTTAAAGATATTTCCAGTACTTATGCATTGGATTTCATCAAAACTCCAAACTTAATAGTAGTTTGACAAGAGTAGTACTCAAATGGTGACCCCCTGAGAAGTTCTCATGTAAGCAAGTCTTAATTTCACATCAAGGTTGTATACATTGATCCTCTCCAAACCCTACATTGGTAGGAACTCATGTTGTATTCTTTTCCCTATTTTTCTTCAATTAGTTGAGAAAGAATTTGTTATGTCGAATAGGCCATGGTCCATAAATTGATTCATAAAATGGACAAGCCCACTTTCATCAAAAAGAATAAATTGATCATGTCCATAATGCCTTTCTGGCATGAAAGTACTAGCTTTGCCCCTACTAATAAGCCTTATAGCTTTGATATCATGGTAAGAAAAACTAAAGCTTTTAAATAAGATAAACTAGCAAATACAAATTAAAAGATTAAATAAAATGCTAAAAGGAAGTCAAACCCCATTCTAGAGGTATATAAGATACAGGGTGATCATGAAGAAATAGACCCATAAAAAGTCCATAACCACTGCTAATATTAATACAAAAAACAAGCCATAATGTCTCAGCTAATTGGGATTGGTTACATAGATGCTTTCCTGCCATGGAACTTTGCATGGACAACACCTTTAGTTAAATCAAGAGGATGAGTATTGGCATTACCAGTGATGTTGCTCCATTGTCACCTAAAGGACCAAGGTTTAAACTGCATAGCAAGATAGCCACTTGAAATTTAAATTGTATGAACACTATTTCCCATACATCTAATGAATAGTACAAATATTTAAACAACTTACCTCATATTACGAGGCAGTTTGATCACAGGGTTTTTTTATACAATATCAATATTAACAATCTTACTGGAGTTGCTAACATCGATCTAATACAAAACTCAAAAAAGAAACCTATCCAAGGCAGTATCACTAAGAAAAAACAGAAAGAACACAATGATCATATCACAATCATAGACATCCAATTTTGTACATACCTATCATCATAAAATAGATATAAAGACAAAGAAAACAGCAAAATGATAAATGTGGAAGCACATCTACCCAAATATTTCCAGGAGCAGAGAAACTTCTTCATCATTTGGAACCTCCAGAATCTGAGTCATAGAAAAGAGTTAACCTGCGGTTAACTTCCAGATCAGAAAGAACACTACCCAACATGCAAAATAATCAGAAAATTGACAAAATTACACTGGAGTGATAAATGGTAACAATTCCCAAATTTGtggatcatataaaaaaaatgtaaaaagaGACCCTTTTTTACATGAATAATCGATTTGGATCTCTAATAATGGCATATGACACTAATTATATGGTATAGACAATAGAATAGCTAAGATATGCACAAACTTAGTTGTATAATAACAACAAGAGTTTAGCAATGTTTTGTGCTCTGATAAACAGAACATTGGATGTATCAGACTCCTTGACTAATAGATAGTTTCTTCCGtttgaaaaaattattattattattattataacaacAAGAGAATTTTGTAAATTATAAGCAATATAGCTAAACTAACCATGGACAATGTAATCCCTTCAAGAGCTTGGCTATAAAGAAACACATCCCGGAAATTCATGGGTTCACCCCCCACTTCCGTATCAACATAAAGAATCTGCAAATAACAATACAAAGCAAATAGAAACAATCTTCAAACATCAGTAAGCTTTTAAGTCACTTATTACCAAGTCCAAACTTTCTTTGCAACATGAAGTGTAACAAGTTGAATGTTGGTAATCTATCAACCTGATTCTCTCCAAGTAGTAGTTCAATATTGATGTTAGCAATTTTTCTACTGAAATAAAGATATTGTAACGGTGACATAATTAGTAAAGGagcaaaaaga is from Musa acuminata AAA Group cultivar baxijiao chromosome BXJ3-8, Cavendish_Baxijiao_AAA, whole genome shotgun sequence and encodes:
- the LOC103994055 gene encoding uncharacterized protein LOC103994055; its protein translation is MSWLRSAVNKAVEVGGKNNLTRTVKNYADTVVHHAGQAVAGGAKIFQDRMGIQNYRNFKQTVKRLEEAAVSYRGTERVQLLRRWLFALQETERVYGSSIDHKSLKQTPLFDESNSSHGNVSSILYVDTEVGGEPMNFRDVFLYSQALEGITLSMILEVPNDEEVSLLLEIFGHCLTGEKEIHNAIMSSIQDLAKAFSNYQEEVLVKREELLQFAQGAISGLKLNADITRLEYEVSKLREKVDGMQALQVPSGEDHVGTSEKTAFASVEALKKALTEVRICSRFEGLLLKKKKIKSGESLEIHSQKVDKLKVLADSLANSSSKAEKRILDHRHQKEEALNFRVAKANEVSEVEKELLAEIAGLEKQRDELEAQLKKVNISLAAVVGRLNKTREERDQFDEASNQIVLHLKTKENELAKSVASCKAEADIVHVWINFLEDAWQLQSSYTDLKDRQISDELEKCGNCFLKLIKHHLSACKDELKPSIARISTFVENLKRLNDGSEAMQNPDDKISKESNPRKYVEEEYLATETKIVTAFSVVDHMKELFYADMENGSRRDDPDVKELFESIEKMRLDFESIERPFLEIEVPEKMMMEDDSEKGSPVVQISSSPKFKRVDSPKSPQPVVQISSSPKSKGVYSPKSSPRTADEILDPESEIAKLEMEFGKAGRDYSTEEIGGWEFDELEQELGPNK